Within Clostridia bacterium, the genomic segment CCACGCTCGGCGAGAAGGCGTGAGGCAACGTCCACCGCGCTTTCCCCGGGGCGCCCGCATCTGATGATGATGGCAATCAGTTCCCCGGTGGATACCGCGCCTAGACCGTACTCCAGCAGCCTCTCCATGGGCCGCTCGCCTACGGGCATCTCACGAATGGCTCGCCCAACCCCTGCCCTCTCTCCGCCTTTGCCAGCACTGCTCCCGTTCTCCCTGCTCATTGCCACACCTCGCATGCCGTGATTGCAAGCGCGGCACACTGCACCGGTGCGACCTTTACGCCCTAGAGAACGCTTAACCCGAAATGCGACAACATCAGCGCAAGGCGGCCCAATGGAAGCCCAACCACGCAGCTATAGTCGCCACATATTCCCTCCACTATGAGTGCGCCGATGCCCTGGATGGCGTACGCCCCTGCTTTGTCCATCGGCTCTCCAGTTTCCACGTACCTGCAGATGGTCTCCTCTGAGAGAGGCCTGATCCTCACGTCCGTGCACTCGTACTCCGTGAGCGACCTTCTCGAAGCGGCGTCAACCACCGACACGCCCGAATACACTTGGTGCTCCCTCCCCGCGAGCAGGCGAAGCATCCTGG encodes:
- a CDS encoding Maf family protein encodes the protein MGSDRLVLASASPRRKELLREIGMEFDVIASHVDEEQIRESDPGDLVMSLAHAKAADVASEVGRGLVVGADTIVVIDGTVLGKPADRYDAARMLRLLAGREHQVYSGVSVVDAASRRSLTEYECTDVRIRPLSEETICRYVETGEPMDKAGAYAIQGIGALIVEGICGDYSCVVGLPLGRLALMLSHFGLSVL